The following are encoded in a window of Halorubrum sp. PV6 genomic DNA:
- a CDS encoding IS6 family transposase codes for MSESNRLDGCTDWIDLEFVERERTPHGIIETGIQLHLAGPSLSNTKQYLERLGVERSRTAIHNWVQKADLQPADGASPNRVAVDETAIQIDSDRFWLYAAVDPHTNEFLHVDVFPVQNQQFTLVFLRDLREKHQIDDALFLVDAGGHLTAAPSRTSLRFQITRHGNRNAVERVFREVKRRTSSFLNTFRNAEPTAAESWLRAFAVCWNRCLS; via the coding sequence ATGTCCGAATCCAACCGCCTCGACGGCTGTACTGATTGGATTGACTTGGAGTTTGTGGAGCGAGAGCGGACACCCCACGGGATCATTGAAACCGGTATTCAGCTCCACCTTGCTGGCCCATCACTGTCGAATACCAAACAGTATCTTGAGAGGTTGGGTGTCGAGAGAAGTCGAACAGCAATTCACAACTGGGTTCAAAAGGCCGATCTACAGCCAGCTGACGGTGCGAGCCCGAATCGCGTTGCGGTCGATGAGACTGCGATTCAGATCGACTCAGACCGATTCTGGCTGTACGCCGCCGTCGATCCTCATACAAACGAATTTCTCCACGTTGACGTATTTCCCGTTCAAAACCAACAATTTACTTTGGTATTTCTCCGCGATCTCAGAGAGAAACACCAGATTGACGACGCGCTCTTTCTGGTTGATGCTGGCGGACATCTCACAGCTGCGCCCTCACGTACCTCGCTCCGATTTCAAATTACTCGTCATGGAAATCGGAATGCTGTTGAACGTGTCTTTAGAGAAGTAAAACGTAGAACCTCTTCGTTTTTAAATACATTTAGAAACGCGGAGCCGACGGCAGCAGAATCATGGCTCCGAGCCTTCGCCGTCTGCTGGAACCGATGCTTAAGTTAG
- a CDS encoding SDR family NAD(P)-dependent oxidoreductase → MTDDLSDRTILLTGGTRGFGRVAAVNLAQRGATVAVVGRDESKGATLTEQSNDPAGTIAFHQADLASQSTIRSLAATVKHEYGQIDVLAHNAGLSAGSRRESPDGIEITLAVNHLAPYLLTYELLDHLRDAPDPRVVVTASDIHRRATLDLDDLQLTDEYDSLDAYARSKLANIAFTVELDDRLPDDSAVTVNCVHPGFVPSTDLFREASLRTRLLVRIAGLVPGVATSKQAAAERLQTLLVEPTYGSVSGQYIGGDGPTDPAPEATSQAVRRQLWRMSAELVDITPDWPTSSTN, encoded by the coding sequence ATGACCGACGACCTCTCCGACCGGACGATCCTCCTCACCGGCGGAACGAGGGGATTCGGGCGGGTGGCGGCGGTCAACCTCGCACAACGGGGTGCGACCGTCGCAGTCGTCGGCCGCGACGAGTCGAAGGGAGCCACCCTCACAGAACAATCCAACGACCCTGCCGGAACGATCGCGTTCCATCAGGCCGACCTCGCCTCCCAATCCACCATCCGGTCTCTCGCAGCAACCGTGAAACACGAGTACGGCCAGATCGACGTCCTCGCTCACAACGCCGGACTCTCGGCTGGGTCACGTCGTGAGAGTCCAGACGGAATCGAGATCACGCTCGCGGTGAACCACTTGGCCCCCTACCTTCTGACATACGAATTACTCGACCATCTCCGTGACGCACCCGATCCGCGTGTTGTCGTCACTGCCTCGGACATCCATCGACGAGCGACACTCGATCTGGACGACCTCCAGCTGACGGACGAGTACGACTCACTCGACGCGTACGCCCGCTCAAAGCTGGCGAACATCGCGTTCACGGTCGAACTGGATGACCGACTTCCAGATGACTCTGCGGTCACGGTCAACTGCGTTCATCCGGGATTCGTTCCGTCGACGGACCTGTTCCGTGAGGCGTCGCTCCGAACGCGGCTGCTGGTTCGGATCGCCGGGCTGGTTCCGGGTGTCGCTACCTCAAAACAGGCAGCTGCTGAACGCCTCCAAACGCTTCTCGTGGAGCCGACGTACGGCTCCGTGAGTGGGCAATATATCGGCGGTGATGGGCCCACAGACCCCGCGCCCGAGGCGACGAGCCAGGCGGTGCGACGGCAGCTCTGGCGAATGAGTGCCGAACTGGTTGACATTACACCCGACTGGCCGACGTCTAGCACCAACTAA
- a CDS encoding helix-turn-helix transcriptional regulator — MFDLTGFQRDLLYVIAGLDDPHGLAIKDELEDYYEKEVHHGRLYPNLDTLVEKGLVEKSQRDKRTNEYTTTGRGTREVEARAEWEAGYINHDR, encoded by the coding sequence ATGTTTGATCTCACGGGATTTCAGCGGGATTTGTTGTACGTAATTGCTGGCCTTGATGATCCACACGGACTCGCAATCAAAGACGAACTTGAGGACTACTACGAAAAAGAGGTCCACCACGGTCGGCTCTATCCGAATCTCGATACGCTCGTTGAGAAAGGGCTTGTCGAGAAAAGTCAGCGAGACAAACGAACTAACGAGTACACAACCACTGGTCGAGGCACCAGAGAGGTCGAGGCCCGAGCTGAATGGGAAGCCGGGTATATCAACCACGACCGGTGA
- a CDS encoding type B DNA-directed DNA polymerase, whose protein sequence is MTLTLEYLGDGRVARWTLTPDGAAREVHEAHHPTLFVGDSVGDLYGRSGGPDPAPPSRDGLSDALRELWSFLDGQEAIERLSVEAHRQTFRTAARPLLRVDAASIEAVRTVANRVRQFGQPDTYTCYNVDFTRQLRFCLETDTRAAPDRSIRDLRTLHLNFPRHESDIESLPQLAVEGDRVGSSPGETISGVQAALDDHDPDVLVVSTAALVPLLFEAADVYGVDLKLGRRDGYTKLAGESTYTSYGNVGHSPARYTVPGRVIVDEANSFFYHESGLEGCLDLVERSGLPLQELGWASIGRVLTAMQIREARDRDVLVPWRAWRPELFKRASTLDDADRGGTTFAPDVGLHEDVHELDFASLYPNIIRTRNISPETVRCGCCDTDDVPGLGYSVCDRDGYLPEVLGPLIDARSEIKGEIPDVAGDERERLEAASSAIKWILVSCFGYQGFSNAKFGRIECHEAINAYARELLLDAKSTLEEAGWRVVHGIVDSIWVTPADDREQRPLKVVAAEISEEAGIELEYECAFEWVAFCPTRNGESGALTRYFGKRRGEAYPEAGLGDAIKTRGIEGRQRSTPAWVEEVQSEALRVFDETRSPEAVCDVLRRHLRELREGRVDPSTLVVDNHVSKDVDQYSMETLTVAALKRAQIEGSGLAPGQTVRYVVVDADARGASRVRLEFEAVPRYDTGWYEDIAVRAVESVLAPVGWREKEIRQYLSETKDETLASF, encoded by the coding sequence GTGACGCTCACGCTGGAGTACCTCGGTGACGGCCGCGTCGCCCGATGGACGCTCACCCCGGACGGCGCCGCTCGCGAGGTTCACGAGGCCCATCACCCGACGCTCTTCGTCGGTGACTCGGTGGGCGATCTCTACGGGCGATCGGGTGGTCCGGATCCGGCGCCGCCGTCTCGGGACGGACTCTCGGACGCGCTCCGCGAACTCTGGTCGTTCCTCGATGGACAGGAGGCTATCGAGCGGCTCAGCGTCGAAGCACACCGACAGACGTTCCGGACTGCCGCCCGCCCCTTGCTCCGCGTCGACGCCGCCTCGATCGAGGCGGTCCGGACGGTCGCAAACCGCGTCCGACAGTTTGGACAGCCCGACACCTACACGTGTTACAACGTCGATTTTACTCGGCAACTACGGTTTTGCCTCGAAACAGACACCCGAGCCGCGCCGGACCGCTCGATACGCGACCTGCGGACGCTCCATCTCAACTTCCCACGCCACGAATCGGACATCGAGTCGCTACCGCAACTCGCCGTCGAGGGTGATCGCGTCGGGTCATCGCCCGGCGAAACGATCAGTGGCGTTCAAGCGGCGCTCGACGACCACGATCCCGATGTCCTAGTCGTCTCGACGGCAGCGCTCGTGCCACTCCTGTTCGAAGCAGCCGACGTTTACGGCGTCGACCTCAAACTCGGTCGACGTGACGGCTACACCAAGCTTGCCGGCGAGTCGACGTACACGTCGTACGGCAACGTCGGACACTCGCCGGCCCGATACACGGTCCCCGGCCGGGTCATCGTCGACGAGGCCAACTCGTTCTTCTACCACGAGTCCGGGCTGGAGGGCTGTCTTGATCTCGTTGAACGCTCTGGGCTCCCCCTACAGGAACTCGGGTGGGCCTCAATCGGGCGAGTGCTAACGGCAATGCAGATCCGAGAAGCCAGGGATCGCGATGTACTCGTGCCGTGGCGCGCGTGGCGCCCGGAGCTGTTCAAGCGGGCGTCGACGCTCGACGATGCCGACCGAGGCGGCACAACGTTCGCCCCCGATGTCGGTCTCCACGAGGACGTTCACGAACTCGACTTCGCCTCGCTGTATCCCAACATCATCCGGACCCGGAACATCTCGCCCGAAACCGTCCGCTGCGGGTGTTGTGACACCGACGACGTGCCGGGGCTCGGCTACTCCGTCTGCGATCGGGACGGCTACCTACCGGAGGTGCTCGGCCCACTCATTGACGCCCGGAGCGAGATCAAAGGAGAGATCCCCGATGTCGCCGGCGACGAACGCGAGCGACTGGAAGCGGCCTCCTCGGCGATCAAGTGGATCCTCGTGTCTTGCTTCGGGTATCAGGGGTTCTCAAACGCCAAGTTTGGGCGGATCGAGTGCCATGAGGCGATCAACGCCTACGCTCGTGAGCTCCTCCTTGACGCCAAAAGCACGTTGGAGGAAGCGGGCTGGCGGGTGGTGCATGGCATCGTCGACTCCATCTGGGTAACACCCGCCGACGATCGCGAGCAGCGCCCCTTAAAGGTGGTCGCCGCCGAGATCAGCGAAGAAGCGGGCATCGAGTTGGAGTACGAATGCGCGTTCGAGTGGGTCGCATTCTGCCCGACGCGAAACGGTGAGTCGGGAGCGCTCACTCGGTACTTCGGGAAGCGCCGTGGTGAGGCGTATCCTGAGGCGGGACTCGGCGATGCAATCAAGACGCGAGGCATTGAGGGGCGGCAGCGATCCACGCCAGCGTGGGTCGAAGAGGTCCAAAGCGAGGCGTTGCGCGTGTTCGACGAGACGCGCTCGCCAGAGGCGGTGTGTGATGTCCTCCGGCGGCACCTCCGAGAGCTACGGGAGGGTCGGGTAGATCCCAGTACGCTCGTCGTCGACAATCACGTGTCGAAGGATGTGGATCAGTACTCAATGGAGACGCTTACCGTCGCTGCCCTCAAGCGGGCACAAATCGAAGGGTCGGGATTGGCTCCTGGACAAACTGTCCGGTATGTCGTTGTTGATGCGGACGCACGAGGTGCATCGCGGGTCAGGTTGGAGTTCGAAGCCGTACCACGGTACGACACCGGGTGGTACGAGGACATCGCTGTACGCGCCGTTGAGAGCGTGCTGGCGCCGGTCGGCTGGCGGGAAAAAGAGATCAGACAGTACCTCAGTGAGACGAAAGACGAGACGCTAGCGAGTTTCTGA
- a CDS encoding helicase-related protein: MLSLPPLVDNTERTVEDVYKKIIPQIEEARIATGYFYLSGFDLYREDLEQLADPEEIGHAPIRILMGRQTNRSTADEIGEGQNLRSELKEEVEESIEELNNAQLDRLDRLRDFIAEGKVSVRVRNPENGYFHAKGASFRAPHDDDDWLVDDDDTDTRPCATVVGSSNFTASGHRNNIELNLTSQDRPDAEAFESWYDNQWANAEDFSEEIIRIIENSTKYQDWQKQQEEESDDDKTLDDLGTYIEPFEMYKLLAYDELRGNVNLRDSPLYYFQTLGYESAKEKLSQFNGCLISDSVGLGKSFIGGELLHDYRQRGDRCLLIVPANLTEQWEDLLQDDTDEDGNPYFGLEVDGTHLDVMSISKFQNLAYDEVQDLKDAFDVVLVDEAHRFRNHGKWRPTPDHDDDYKGTRRHANLRQLRGKTMIMLTATPINNSATDLENLISMFTSPEELRNKASLDFSAFEEYIELSETRKQIAAGKKEASDEKRKSITEQLQRHSEEISKILNEVMVLRTRKHVKDQIQEDEDFEMSFKPPTLNKEQYTLPAAYQPVYRMLPDVMDALHLPHITVKNPKAGGTLKALYKLNLLKRLESSTYAFVQSIQTLHQSERRLLGLLDGLPEEKEIDLLRAAQDEEQEETLDDFVEGGDAAEDLEQTLEEFGFDTTAVRADEDTETDAPDELADATIGEVKTYIREDLTLIAYFLSQFIGDIAQDSGDVNDQAVSTRQWLHEHNAGVLPDVPEEELNPILYPRSDLSNVDGETREFYEAVFSLREFRDPKVERLTDVLNGYDDEKVLVFTQYRATADYVHRALLNDPDSPLTEANSAVVKGGDDNKQDVIQRFAPEASGYQQTLAESGEDELQYVIATDTLSEGVNLQDVSVQISFDLPWNPMRIVQRVGRIDRIGSTDEKYVHNFYPDGDIEAAIKLLKRLQAKINDIALIVGKENNILDPNEDQILEQTGVETEKTIGELQVDEIEDSLQKSREVEDVNELDDTSKNPLLRNAGSNEHAAYERFLLKKELNEEFGLSEDDFEYAADYFEESPEERKRLYTNVTDHDSGPRPGVFGLAHLWFDDDDHESPLGRVRRAFYYKPFADEVKERPVGTLKIDPEVRGEPLTSDAENVLSNRGSIQEVIDNRLEAIRGSQTEHIFKSGEKFSKEQETILDFIAHYLRPNHGKEQVPNREYESLDKWAEILSERLQDVKLANTDEDRILRDTFRDTTEYDSFPDWPPGEFLSELEAFLEENVKTSTEYQTKLMGESDVQAKLVCWGIIG; encoded by the coding sequence ATGCTTTCTCTCCCTCCGTTGGTCGATAACACCGAGAGGACCGTTGAGGATGTGTATAAGAAGATAATTCCACAGATCGAAGAAGCACGCATCGCCACTGGGTACTTCTATCTCTCCGGTTTCGACCTCTATCGGGAAGACCTCGAACAATTGGCGGACCCTGAGGAGATTGGCCACGCTCCCATTCGGATCCTGATGGGTCGACAAACGAACCGTAGTACAGCAGATGAGATCGGCGAAGGTCAAAACCTGCGTAGTGAACTCAAGGAGGAAGTTGAAGAGAGTATTGAGGAGCTGAATAACGCACAATTAGATCGGCTGGACCGGTTACGAGATTTCATAGCGGAAGGCAAGGTCAGCGTCCGCGTGCGAAACCCAGAGAACGGATACTTCCACGCCAAGGGCGCCTCGTTCCGGGCACCACACGACGATGATGATTGGCTGGTCGACGATGATGACACAGATACCCGGCCATGTGCGACCGTTGTCGGTTCCTCGAATTTTACCGCTAGCGGGCATCGGAACAATATCGAACTGAATCTGACAAGTCAAGATCGACCCGATGCGGAGGCGTTCGAGAGCTGGTACGACAACCAGTGGGCGAATGCTGAGGACTTCAGTGAGGAGATCATCCGGATCATCGAAAACAGCACGAAATACCAAGACTGGCAAAAGCAGCAAGAAGAGGAGTCTGATGATGACAAGACACTCGATGACTTAGGCACGTACATCGAACCGTTCGAGATGTACAAGCTCCTCGCGTACGACGAACTAAGAGGGAACGTCAACCTTCGCGACAGTCCGCTGTACTACTTCCAGACGCTCGGGTACGAGAGCGCGAAAGAGAAACTCTCCCAGTTCAACGGCTGTCTCATCTCCGACTCAGTTGGTCTCGGGAAGTCGTTCATCGGCGGTGAACTCCTCCACGATTACCGCCAGCGCGGGGATCGCTGTCTCCTAATCGTGCCCGCAAACCTCACCGAGCAGTGGGAAGATCTCCTCCAAGACGACACTGATGAAGACGGTAATCCGTACTTCGGGCTTGAGGTCGATGGAACACATCTCGATGTAATGAGTATCAGTAAGTTCCAGAATCTCGCGTACGACGAGGTTCAAGACCTCAAAGACGCGTTCGACGTGGTACTTGTCGACGAGGCTCACCGATTCCGGAATCACGGTAAGTGGCGGCCGACCCCGGACCACGATGACGACTACAAGGGGACTCGCCGCCACGCCAATCTCCGTCAGCTCCGTGGCAAGACGATGATAATGCTGACGGCGACGCCGATCAATAACTCCGCGACCGACTTGGAGAATCTCATCAGTATGTTCACCAGCCCCGAGGAACTGCGGAACAAGGCGTCATTGGACTTCAGCGCCTTCGAAGAGTACATCGAACTCTCAGAGACACGGAAACAGATTGCTGCGGGAAAAAAGGAGGCCAGCGATGAAAAACGAAAGAGTATCACCGAGCAACTCCAGCGCCATTCAGAGGAGATCTCGAAGATTCTGAACGAGGTGATGGTGCTTCGAACGCGGAAGCACGTCAAAGACCAGATCCAAGAGGACGAAGACTTTGAGATGAGTTTCAAGCCGCCGACGCTCAACAAAGAACAATATACGCTTCCGGCGGCGTACCAGCCGGTGTATCGCATGCTGCCGGACGTGATGGACGCGCTCCACCTCCCGCACATCACGGTGAAGAACCCGAAGGCAGGCGGGACGCTGAAGGCGCTGTACAAGCTGAATTTGCTCAAGCGGCTGGAGTCGTCGACCTACGCGTTCGTTCAGTCGATCCAGACGCTACACCAGAGCGAGCGGCGGCTTCTCGGGCTTCTTGATGGACTCCCCGAAGAGAAAGAGATCGACCTATTGCGCGCAGCGCAGGACGAAGAGCAGGAGGAAACGCTTGATGACTTCGTGGAAGGAGGCGACGCTGCCGAAGATCTCGAACAGACGCTCGAAGAGTTCGGCTTCGACACCACTGCAGTTCGTGCGGACGAAGACACGGAGACCGATGCACCGGACGAATTGGCGGACGCGACAATCGGTGAGGTGAAGACGTACATCCGAGAGGACCTGACGCTTATCGCCTACTTCCTCTCGCAGTTCATCGGCGATATCGCACAGGACTCTGGGGACGTGAACGACCAAGCCGTCTCGACGAGGCAGTGGCTTCACGAGCACAACGCTGGAGTCCTCCCAGACGTTCCAGAGGAGGAACTGAATCCGATCCTCTACCCGCGGAGCGATCTGAGCAACGTCGACGGAGAGACTCGCGAGTTCTACGAGGCGGTGTTCTCGCTTCGGGAGTTCCGCGATCCGAAAGTCGAGCGGCTCACGGACGTTCTCAACGGGTACGACGACGAGAAAGTCCTTGTTTTCACACAGTACCGTGCCACCGCAGACTACGTCCACAGGGCGCTACTCAACGACCCCGACTCGCCACTCACGGAGGCGAACAGCGCGGTCGTCAAAGGCGGCGATGACAACAAGCAAGACGTTATCCAGCGGTTTGCCCCGGAGGCATCGGGGTACCAGCAGACGCTAGCCGAGTCCGGTGAAGACGAACTCCAGTACGTCATCGCGACCGACACCCTCTCAGAGGGGGTTAACCTTCAGGACGTATCGGTCCAGATCTCCTTCGACCTGCCGTGGAACCCGATGCGGATCGTTCAGCGTGTGGGGCGTATCGACCGGATCGGGAGTACCGACGAGAAGTACGTCCACAACTTCTACCCCGACGGCGACATCGAGGCGGCAATCAAGCTGCTGAAACGGCTTCAAGCGAAGATCAACGACATCGCGCTGATCGTCGGCAAGGAGAATAACATCCTCGATCCGAACGAGGACCAGATCCTCGAACAGACCGGCGTGGAGACGGAGAAGACGATCGGCGAGCTGCAGGTCGACGAGATCGAGGACTCGCTCCAGAAGTCGCGGGAGGTCGAGGACGTAAACGAGCTCGATGACACGAGCAAGAATCCACTTCTCCGTAACGCGGGGAGTAACGAACACGCCGCCTATGAGCGGTTCCTGCTAAAGAAGGAGCTGAACGAGGAGTTCGGGCTCTCCGAAGACGACTTCGAGTACGCCGCGGACTACTTTGAAGAGTCGCCCGAGGAGCGTAAGCGCCTGTACACGAACGTCACCGACCACGACTCCGGGCCGCGTCCGGGCGTGTTCGGGCTCGCACACCTCTGGTTCGACGACGACGATCACGAGTCCCCCTTGGGTCGCGTTCGGCGTGCCTTCTACTACAAGCCGTTCGCGGACGAAGTCAAGGAGCGCCCCGTCGGGACGCTCAAAATCGATCCCGAGGTGAGGGGAGAACCTCTCACCAGTGACGCTGAGAACGTCCTATCCAACAGAGGATCGATTCAGGAAGTTATCGACAATCGGCTAGAGGCGATTCGGGGTAGCCAGACCGAGCATATATTCAAGAGCGGAGAAAAGTTTTCAAAAGAGCAGGAGACGATTCTAGATTTCATCGCGCACTACCTGCGACCCAACCACGGGAAGGAGCAGGTACCGAATCGCGAGTACGAATCACTTGATAAGTGGGCCGAGATTCTTAGCGAACGCCTCCAAGACGTGAAGTTAGCCAATACTGACGAAGACCGCATTCTCCGGGATACGTTTCGGGACACCACAGAGTACGACTCATTCCCGGACTGGCCACCCGGAGAGTTCTTATCTGAGTTGGAAGCGTTCTTAGAAGAGAATGTGAAAACCTCTACAGAATACCAAACAAAACTGATGGGAGAAAGCGATGTACAAGCAAAGCTCGTATGCTGGGGAATCATCGGGTAA